The proteins below come from a single Geobacillus thermoleovorans genomic window:
- the rpsB gene encoding 30S ribosomal protein S2: protein MSVISMKQLLEAGVHFGHQTRRWNPKMKKYIFTERNGIYIIDLQKTVKKVEEAYNFVRELAANGGKILFVGTKKQAQESVKEEAERCGMFYVNQRWLGGTLTNFATIQKRIKRLREIEKMEEDGIFDVLPKKEVIRLKKEKERLEKFLGGIKDMKELPDALFVIDPRKERIAVAEARKLNIPIIGIVDTNCDPDEIDYVIPANDDAIRAVKLLTSKIADAVLEAKQGEEAAVAAE from the coding sequence ATGTCAGTTATTTCGATGAAACAACTGCTTGAAGCTGGCGTCCACTTTGGACATCAGACGCGCCGTTGGAATCCGAAGATGAAAAAATACATTTTCACGGAGCGCAACGGCATCTATATCATCGACTTGCAAAAAACGGTGAAAAAAGTCGAGGAAGCATACAACTTCGTCCGCGAATTGGCGGCGAATGGCGGCAAAATTTTGTTCGTCGGCACGAAAAAACAAGCGCAAGAGTCGGTGAAGGAAGAAGCGGAACGCTGCGGCATGTTTTATGTCAACCAACGCTGGCTCGGCGGCACGCTGACGAACTTCGCTACGATCCAAAAGCGGATCAAACGGCTGCGTGAAATTGAAAAAATGGAAGAAGATGGAATATTTGACGTTCTGCCGAAAAAAGAAGTCATTCGCTTGAAAAAAGAAAAAGAGCGTCTTGAGAAGTTTTTGGGCGGCATCAAAGACATGAAAGAGCTGCCAGATGCGTTGTTTGTCATTGACCCGCGCAAAGAGCGGATCGCGGTGGCGGAAGCGCGCAAGCTGAACATCCCGATCATCGGCATCGTCGACACGAACTGCGATCCGGATGAAATTGACTATGTCATTCCGGCCAACGACGACGCCATCCGCGCTGTTAAGCTGTTGACTTCGAAAATCGCCGACGCCGTGCTTGAGGCGAAACAAGGCGAAGAAGCGGCCGTCGCAGCAGAGTAA
- a CDS encoding protein-glutamate methylesterase/protein-glutamine glutaminase — MKTIKVLVVDDSAFMRKWISDFLSEHPRLEVIGTARNGREALEKIAALRPDVVTLDVEMPVMNGLETLQRIMRDHPVPVVMVSSTTTEGAENTIAAMQYGAVDFVAKPSGPISLDLYKVKDELIGKVLHASEANVAALTAPRRQHPSWRPSFKAAARPQQAIVAIGTSTGGPRALETVLTQLPPDLAAPVVAVQHMPKGFTTSLANRLDALAAITVKEAEDGEVLQNGTAYIAPGGVHLIVREEGGALKARFDESPPRAGHRPAVDVLFESLAAIRLCRKIAVIMTGMGSDGTAGVKKLKESGNTKAIAEARETAVVFGMPRAAIEAGVVDVIVPLDSIAAAIVQLIGE, encoded by the coding sequence ATGAAGACGATCAAGGTGCTTGTCGTCGATGACTCGGCGTTTATGCGCAAATGGATCAGTGATTTTTTGTCCGAACATCCGCGCCTCGAAGTCATCGGAACAGCTCGCAACGGCCGGGAGGCGCTCGAGAAAATCGCCGCCCTAAGGCCGGATGTCGTGACGCTTGATGTGGAAATGCCGGTCATGAACGGACTCGAAACGTTGCAGCGCATCATGCGGGACCATCCCGTGCCGGTCGTCATGGTGTCAAGCACGACGACCGAAGGGGCGGAAAACACGATCGCCGCCATGCAGTACGGGGCGGTCGACTTTGTCGCTAAGCCGTCCGGACCGATTTCGCTCGATTTGTACAAAGTGAAAGACGAGCTGATTGGCAAAGTGCTGCACGCGAGCGAAGCGAACGTGGCTGCCTTGACTGCCCCGCGCCGCCAACATCCGTCTTGGCGCCCATCGTTCAAAGCGGCGGCGCGGCCGCAACAGGCCATCGTCGCGATCGGCACTTCCACCGGCGGCCCGCGCGCGCTCGAGACGGTGCTGACGCAGCTTCCGCCCGATCTAGCCGCTCCGGTCGTCGCTGTCCAGCATATGCCCAAAGGATTTACGACATCGCTCGCCAACCGGCTTGATGCGCTTGCCGCGATCACGGTCAAGGAGGCGGAAGACGGGGAAGTGCTGCAAAATGGCACCGCCTATATCGCGCCAGGCGGCGTCCATCTCATCGTTCGCGAAGAAGGCGGCGCGCTTAAAGCCCGTTTCGACGAATCGCCGCCGCGCGCCGGCCATCGTCCGGCTGTTGACGTGTTGTTCGAGTCGCTCGCTGCCATTCGCCTCTGTCGGAAAATCGCGGTGATCATGACCGGGATGGGAAGCGACGGAACAGCGGGGGTGAAAAAGCTGAAGGAAAGCGGGAACACAAAAGCGATCGCGGAAGCGCGCGAGACAGCCGTTGTCTTTGGGATGCCAAGAGCGGCGATCGAGGCTGGCGTCGTTGATGTCATCGTTCCGCTTGACAGCATCGCCGCTGCCATCGTCCAATTGATCGGGGAGTGA
- a CDS encoding FliA/WhiG family RNA polymerase sigma factor: MGSALKGEERKYWDEWINGRDRHAAEELVQRYMPLVFYHVQRLSATLPSSVPKDELVSLGLVGLYDALEKFDPSRDLKFDTYASFRIRGAILDGLRKEDWLPRSMRDKAKKIEEAIERLEQRHMRSVTAKEIAAELGMTEEEVQAAASETFFSHWLPLGQTTVDEDEGLLAVRDDRAPLPEEQIVKQEMIEKLAEAIGQLNEKEQLVISLFYKEELTFTEIGSLLHLSTSRISQIHAKALWKLRRFFEKEP; the protein is encoded by the coding sequence ATGGGAAGCGCGCTAAAAGGAGAAGAACGGAAATACTGGGATGAATGGATCAATGGCCGCGACCGCCACGCGGCCGAGGAGCTGGTGCAGCGCTATATGCCGCTTGTTTTCTACCACGTGCAGCGGCTTTCGGCGACGCTGCCGAGCTCCGTGCCGAAGGATGAGCTCGTCAGCCTTGGACTCGTCGGCTTATACGATGCGTTGGAGAAATTTGACCCATCGCGTGATTTGAAGTTCGACACGTACGCCTCGTTCCGCATCCGCGGCGCCATCTTAGACGGTTTGCGCAAAGAAGACTGGCTGCCGCGCAGCATGCGCGATAAGGCAAAAAAAATTGAGGAAGCGATCGAGCGGCTTGAACAGCGGCACATGCGATCGGTGACGGCGAAAGAGATCGCCGCTGAGCTCGGGATGACGGAAGAGGAAGTGCAGGCGGCGGCGAGTGAAACGTTTTTTTCCCATTGGCTGCCGCTCGGGCAGACGACCGTCGACGAAGATGAAGGACTGTTGGCGGTTCGCGACGACCGCGCTCCGCTTCCCGAGGAGCAAATCGTTAAGCAGGAAATGATCGAAAAGCTGGCTGAAGCCATCGGACAGCTGAATGAAAAAGAGCAGCTCGTCATCAGTTTGTTTTATAAAGAGGAGCTGACGTTTACAGAAATCGGGAGCCTTTTGCATTTGTCGACATCAAGAATTTCGCAAATTCATGCGAAAGCGCTTTGGAAACTGCGCCGCTTTTTTGAAAAAGAGCCATGA
- a CDS encoding chemotaxis protein CheC — translation MDDIRNLTGMHIDILREIGNIGAGNAATALSTLLNKKIEMAVPRVQIATFAEMMESIGGPEQVVACVYLRIEGEAPGNMFFVLPPEQAERFVRRMIGDDSFSFQGEAHELGCSALQELGNILAGSYLSALADFTRLNLHPSVPALAIDMIGAVLSFGLLELSRVGDYAILIDTAIYDERRPDESINGHFFLLPDPESFSTIFRALGVDGL, via the coding sequence TTGGACGATATTCGCAACTTGACGGGGATGCATATTGACATTTTGCGCGAAATCGGCAACATTGGCGCCGGCAACGCGGCGACGGCTTTGTCGACGTTGCTAAACAAAAAAATTGAAATGGCGGTGCCGCGCGTTCAAATTGCGACGTTTGCCGAAATGATGGAATCAATCGGTGGACCGGAACAAGTAGTGGCGTGCGTCTATTTGCGCATCGAAGGAGAAGCGCCGGGAAACATGTTTTTCGTGTTGCCGCCGGAACAGGCTGAGCGGTTTGTCCGTCGGATGATTGGCGATGACTCGTTTTCGTTTCAAGGAGAAGCCCATGAGCTTGGCTGCTCGGCGCTTCAGGAGCTCGGCAATATTTTAGCCGGCTCGTATTTGTCGGCATTGGCTGACTTTACGCGGCTCAACTTGCACCCGTCCGTGCCGGCATTGGCCATCGACATGATTGGAGCTGTGCTGTCGTTCGGATTGCTTGAGCTGTCGCGTGTTGGCGATTACGCCATTTTGATTGACACAGCCATTTACGATGAACGGCGCCCGGACGAAAGCATCAACGGCCATTTCTTTCTTCTACCTGACCCCGAGTCGTTTTCCACCATCTTTCGAGCACTAGGTGTGGATGGTCTATGA
- a CDS encoding chemotaxis protein CheD — MSTAQAVKIGIAEMEVVIAPNVIRTCGLGSCVGVVIYDAGKAVAGMAHVMLPHSSMARGGVINAAKYADTAVEALVQLVIAAGGRKGMLKAKLAGGAQMFSFSTVGGDMMRIGARNVEEVKKQLERLHIPVVAEDVGGHSGRTIEFNPQTGVLSIRTAAQEIKEI; from the coding sequence ATGAGCACAGCGCAGGCTGTCAAAATCGGCATTGCGGAAATGGAGGTCGTCATAGCGCCGAATGTCATCCGCACGTGCGGGCTTGGGTCGTGCGTCGGTGTCGTCATTTACGATGCAGGCAAGGCGGTTGCCGGCATGGCGCATGTCATGCTTCCGCATTCCTCGATGGCGCGCGGCGGAGTCATCAATGCGGCCAAATACGCTGATACGGCGGTCGAGGCGCTCGTTCAGCTTGTCATTGCCGCTGGCGGGCGGAAAGGGATGCTGAAAGCGAAGCTGGCCGGCGGGGCGCAAATGTTTTCGTTTTCGACAGTTGGCGGCGATATGATGCGCATTGGCGCGCGCAATGTGGAGGAAGTGAAAAAGCAGCTCGAGCGGCTTCACATTCCGGTCGTCGCCGAAGATGTCGGGGGCCATAGCGGCCGCACGATCGAATTTAATCCGCAGACGGGCGTGCTCTCCATCCGCACCGCCGCTCAAGAAATAAAGGAAATATGA
- a CDS encoding chemotaxis protein CheA, with protein sequence MDMSQYLDLFIDESKEHLQAINERLLELEKTPEDMSVVNDIFRSAHTLKGMSATMGFEDLANLTHQMENVLDGIRNRRLSVTPELLDVIFEAVDHLEAMISSIAAGGDGTRDVRRTVEQLKRIEQGEMPNKQAAREEPPLEHAYGEFEYHVLEQAKEQGFSVYEIRVRLRDDCLLKAARVYMVFEQLNEVGEIVKATPPVEMLEEEQFDREFLVTVVSKAPADELQKRLMGISEIDDVKVSMLSSNEPSAESEKAAAPQQPAAMEQAAAVQAEAEAPEKQTAKQATKTIRVNIERLDRLMNLFEELVVDRGRLEQISRELNHAELTETVERMSRISSDLQTIILNMRMVPVETVFNRFPRMVRQLARELGKKVRLDIIGADTELDRTVIDEIGDPLVHLIRNALDHGIEAPDVRVARGKPEEGTVQLRAYHSGNHVFIEIEDDGAGISREKVLQKAKSRGIVSPQAAEHLNDQQIYELIFAPGFSTAEQVSDISGRGVGLDVVKSTIESLGGTVSVDSQPGKGSLFSIQLPLTLSIISVLLVQIAEETYAIPLSSIIETALVKKEEIFSAHNQPVIDFRGKIVPLVRLKDVFAVPGAADDGDAVAVVIVRKGEKLAALAVDSFIGQQEVVLKSLGNYLSSVFAISGATILGDGRVALIIDCNALVK encoded by the coding sequence ATGGACATGAGCCAATATTTGGATTTATTTATTGATGAAAGCAAAGAGCATTTGCAGGCGATCAACGAGCGGCTGTTGGAACTTGAAAAAACTCCGGAGGACATGTCTGTGGTGAATGATATTTTCCGTTCGGCCCATACGTTGAAAGGCATGTCCGCCACGATGGGGTTTGAAGATTTGGCCAATTTGACGCACCAAATGGAAAACGTGCTCGATGGCATCCGCAATCGGCGGCTTTCCGTTACCCCGGAATTGCTTGACGTCATTTTTGAGGCCGTCGACCATTTGGAGGCGATGATCAGTTCCATCGCTGCAGGCGGCGACGGAACGCGCGATGTAAGGAGAACAGTCGAACAGCTGAAACGAATCGAGCAAGGGGAGATGCCGAACAAGCAGGCAGCAAGAGAAGAACCGCCCCTTGAACATGCGTATGGGGAATTTGAATACCATGTGCTCGAGCAGGCGAAGGAGCAGGGATTTTCCGTCTACGAAATCCGCGTTCGGCTTCGCGATGATTGCTTGTTGAAAGCAGCGCGCGTCTATATGGTGTTTGAACAGCTGAATGAAGTCGGAGAAATTGTGAAAGCAACGCCGCCGGTCGAGATGCTGGAGGAAGAACAGTTTGACCGGGAGTTTCTCGTTACGGTTGTATCCAAAGCGCCAGCCGATGAGTTGCAAAAGCGGCTGATGGGCATTTCGGAAATTGATGACGTCAAGGTGTCTATGCTATCGAGCAATGAACCGTCGGCAGAAAGCGAGAAAGCGGCTGCGCCCCAACAACCGGCCGCTATGGAGCAGGCGGCGGCCGTTCAGGCCGAAGCGGAGGCGCCGGAAAAACAAACAGCGAAACAGGCGACGAAAACGATCCGCGTCAACATTGAACGGCTCGATCGGTTGATGAACTTATTTGAAGAATTGGTTGTCGACCGCGGTCGGCTTGAGCAAATTTCCCGCGAACTGAACCATGCCGAATTGACGGAAACGGTCGAGCGGATGTCTCGCATCTCGAGCGATTTGCAGACGATCATTTTAAATATGCGCATGGTGCCGGTCGAAACGGTGTTCAACCGCTTCCCGCGCATGGTGCGCCAGCTCGCCCGCGAGCTCGGCAAAAAGGTGCGCCTTGACATCATCGGCGCGGATACCGAGCTTGACCGGACGGTGATCGATGAAATCGGCGACCCGCTTGTCCATTTGATCCGCAATGCGCTCGACCACGGCATCGAAGCGCCGGACGTCCGGGTGGCGCGCGGAAAGCCGGAAGAAGGGACCGTTCAATTGCGAGCGTACCATAGCGGCAACCATGTCTTTATTGAAATCGAGGATGACGGCGCCGGCATTTCCCGGGAGAAGGTGCTGCAAAAGGCGAAAAGCCGCGGCATTGTCTCGCCGCAGGCGGCGGAGCATTTGAACGATCAGCAAATTTACGAGCTTATTTTCGCTCCCGGCTTTTCGACCGCTGAGCAAGTTTCTGACATTTCCGGCCGCGGCGTCGGTTTGGATGTCGTCAAAAGCACGATTGAGTCGCTCGGCGGCACCGTTTCGGTCGATTCGCAGCCTGGAAAAGGGTCGCTCTTTTCGATTCAGCTGCCGCTCACATTGTCGATCATTTCTGTGTTGCTCGTTCAAATCGCCGAGGAAACGTACGCGATTCCGCTGTCATCGATCATTGAGACGGCGCTGGTGAAAAAGGAAGAGATTTTTTCCGCCCACAACCAGCCGGTCATCGATTTTCGCGGCAAAATCGTGCCGCTCGTCCGCCTGAAAGACGTCTTCGCTGTTCCTGGAGCAGCCGATGACGGAGATGCGGTGGCGGTCGTGATCGTCCGGAAAGGGGAAAAACTGGCGGCGCTGGCGGTCGACTCGTTTATCGGGCAGCAAGAAGTCGTGTTGAAATCGCTAGGAAACTATTTATCTTCGGTTTTCGCCATCTCGGGGGCGACGATTTTGGGAGACGGCCGAGTGGCGCTGATTATCGACTGCAACGCGCTCGTGAAGTAG
- a CDS encoding chemotaxis protein CheW, whose translation MTASVQADWKVIAFRLKEEEYALPVQHVRSIEKMQPITRVPGTAHYVKGVINLRGVVTPIIDLRERFGFAPEPYGEQTRIIIVALEDMEVGLIVDAANDVLDLPAESIEPPPEAIGSVEASYIDGVAKVENRLLILLDLAKVLDR comes from the coding sequence ATGACGGCCAGCGTGCAAGCAGACTGGAAAGTGATTGCGTTTCGCCTGAAAGAAGAAGAATATGCTCTGCCGGTGCAGCATGTCCGTTCCATCGAGAAAATGCAGCCGATCACGCGCGTGCCGGGGACGGCCCATTATGTAAAAGGGGTCATCAACTTGCGCGGTGTTGTGACGCCGATCATCGATTTGCGCGAGCGGTTCGGGTTTGCCCCCGAACCATATGGGGAACAGACGCGGATCATTATCGTTGCTCTTGAGGATATGGAAGTTGGGCTCATCGTCGATGCCGCGAATGATGTCCTTGATCTGCCGGCGGAAAGCATCGAACCGCCGCCAGAGGCAATTGGCTCCGTTGAGGCAAGTTACATCGACGGCGTGGCGAAAGTGGAGAATCGGCTCCTCATTTTGCTCGATTTGGCGAAAGTGCTCGACCGATAA